A single Candidatus Deferrimicrobiaceae bacterium DNA region contains:
- a CDS encoding CatB-related O-acetyltransferase, with amino-acid sequence MKLNKLLFYLYSKNNMRRRGWIKNLICRIEGGEYYSQTLRDIYSSYHQVKIGMYTHGGCFVPGKFDRFTTIGRYCSIAMTATAMNRNHPLGYKSTHAFFFNPKLKYCELDEISYTPLVIGSDVWIGHSAIIHPNVKSIGHGAVIGAGAVINKDIPPYAVVVGNPARIVRYRFSPEVIEELLSGCWWDKDIDELKSEMKEFQNFIRGSSSPSIPGDR; translated from the coding sequence ATGAAGCTAAATAAACTTCTTTTTTACTTGTATAGTAAAAATAACATGCGTCGTCGGGGATGGATAAAAAACTTGATTTGTCGAATAGAAGGTGGTGAGTATTACTCACAGACTCTCCGTGATATATATTCTTCCTATCATCAGGTCAAGATCGGGATGTACACCCATGGAGGATGTTTTGTCCCCGGCAAATTTGACCGGTTCACCACGATCGGGCGATATTGTTCAATCGCTATGACCGCCACTGCGATGAACCGGAACCACCCTCTCGGATACAAATCGACCCACGCTTTTTTTTTCAACCCAAAATTGAAATACTGCGAACTTGACGAAATTTCCTATACCCCGCTCGTCATTGGAAGCGATGTCTGGATTGGACACTCCGCCATTATTCACCCGAATGTGAAGTCGATCGGTCATGGTGCCGTGATCGGCGCTGGAGCTGTGATTAACAAGGATATTCCTCCATACGCAGTCGTGGTCGGGAACCCGGCACGCATCGTTCGATACCGATTTTCTCCTGAGGTGATCGAGGAACTTCTGTCCGGTTGCTGGTGGGATAAAGACATTGACGAACTGAAATCGGAAATGAAGGAGTTTCAGAATTTCATACGAGGATCATCCTCCCCGTCCATCCCGGGAGACCGTTAG
- a CDS encoding glycosyltransferase family 4 protein — MKTAMVVFSHYPSDPRVRREAEALADEGGEVHVICLRGEGESPVESFRNIIVHRLDIQRKRGRKLSYISEYVRFILMSSVKLAALHIKYRYRLVHVHNMPDILVFTALVPKLTGSKIILDLHDPMPEVYMAKYGMKREDYFIRFLKYLEKKSISFADRILTPNIAFKNLFLNRGCPEAKIQIVMNSPQESIFDSQYSSTGKKKEGQHFVLMYHGTIVERHGLGVALDAIKQLQKAIPNIRFHVFGDGDSYYQKFMERINELGLQKIVQVHGRVSLEKIASAIEEVDIGIIPNNKNVFTDLNFPTRIFEYLSKGKPVVVPRTRGIQDYFKENEIFYFDPGNPENLAKTILNIYSNRSYRDQVQMNSQEIYYSCQWKNQKKVYIDLVKQLVGPTHLETQ, encoded by the coding sequence ATGAAGACGGCCATGGTGGTCTTCTCGCATTATCCCTCCGACCCGCGGGTGCGCAGGGAAGCCGAAGCGCTAGCCGACGAGGGCGGGGAAGTCCATGTCATCTGCTTGAGAGGGGAGGGGGAATCCCCTGTCGAGTCGTTCCGGAATATCATCGTCCATCGACTTGACATTCAGCGCAAGCGTGGGAGAAAACTCAGTTATATATCGGAATATGTTCGCTTTATTCTGATGTCTTCCGTCAAGCTTGCTGCTCTCCACATTAAATATCGATATCGCCTGGTTCATGTGCATAATATGCCCGATATCTTGGTGTTTACCGCTCTTGTTCCGAAGCTGACAGGATCAAAAATAATTCTCGATCTTCATGATCCCATGCCCGAGGTATACATGGCAAAATACGGGATGAAACGAGAGGATTATTTCATTAGATTCTTGAAGTATCTTGAGAAAAAGAGTATCTCATTTGCGGATCGCATATTGACTCCAAATATTGCGTTCAAGAATCTTTTTCTAAATCGTGGTTGCCCTGAAGCAAAAATACAGATCGTAATGAATTCCCCGCAAGAATCTATTTTTGATTCGCAATACTCTTCCACGGGGAAAAAAAAAGAGGGCCAACACTTTGTTTTAATGTACCATGGGACAATTGTCGAACGACATGGGCTAGGAGTGGCGCTGGATGCGATAAAACAGTTGCAGAAAGCGATCCCCAATATACGGTTCCACGTCTTCGGGGACGGGGATTCATATTACCAAAAGTTTATGGAACGAATCAATGAGTTGGGCCTCCAGAAGATCGTCCAAGTGCACGGGCGTGTGTCGTTAGAAAAGATTGCTTCTGCAATTGAAGAGGTTGATATTGGGATTATTCCAAACAACAAAAATGTATTTACGGACCTGAATTTTCCAACACGAATATTTGAATACTTAAGCAAGGGCAAACCTGTTGTCGTCCCAAGGACTAGAGGTATACAGGATTACTTCAAGGAAAACGAAATATTTTATTTTGATCCAGGCAATCCAGAAAATCTGGCTAAAACAATATTGAATATATACTCAAATCGTTCATATCGGGATCAGGTTCAGATGAATAGCCAAGAAATATATTATTCTTGCCAATGGAAAAATCAAAAAAAGGTGTATATAGATCTAGTAAAGCAATTAGTCGGGCCTACCCATCTTGAGACACAATAG
- a CDS encoding glycosyltransferase yields the protein MTSVTQPSVVLITPARNEGGYIERTILSVLSQAVLPVKWIIVSDGSTDSTEDIVRKYSARHAFIELMRNDSHDARNFGAKVRAFQVGVKRVHEMHFDFIGNLDADVTFGPDYLERILEKFGSNDRLGIAGGDILEMHGDRFQRRINAEHAVAGAVQLFRRRCFEDVGGLNPYKLGGEEWVAQVIARHQGWEVQTFKELEIYHHRRVGLHKGSALRGRFLSGVKESIMGTAPLFLLAKCFRRIQEKPVLFGAIAILSGYLLSKIKRDRAVVDSDFIRMLRQEQGRILSEALRSFTRREEAQK from the coding sequence ATGACTTCCGTGACGCAACCTTCCGTCGTTCTCATCACGCCGGCCCGAAACGAAGGGGGCTATATCGAGAGAACGATCTTGAGTGTGCTTTCCCAGGCCGTACTCCCGGTCAAATGGATCATCGTGAGTGACGGCTCTACCGATTCCACCGAAGACATCGTACGGAAATATTCCGCAAGACACGCGTTCATCGAACTCATGAGGAACGATTCTCATGACGCCCGAAATTTCGGTGCAAAAGTTCGGGCCTTTCAAGTGGGGGTAAAAAGAGTCCATGAAATGCATTTTGATTTCATCGGGAACCTGGATGCGGATGTGACCTTTGGCCCGGATTATCTTGAAAGGATTCTCGAGAAGTTCGGATCCAACGATCGGCTTGGAATCGCCGGCGGGGACATTCTCGAGATGCATGGGGATCGATTCCAGCGACGCATCAACGCCGAGCATGCTGTGGCCGGGGCTGTACAATTGTTTCGCAGGCGATGCTTCGAGGATGTGGGAGGATTGAATCCTTACAAGCTCGGGGGAGAGGAGTGGGTCGCTCAAGTGATCGCACGTCACCAAGGGTGGGAAGTCCAGACTTTCAAGGAGCTTGAAATCTATCACCATCGCCGTGTCGGTCTACATAAGGGAAGCGCACTCCGGGGACGATTTCTGTCTGGGGTCAAGGAGAGCATCATGGGCACAGCCCCCCTTTTCCTTTTGGCCAAATGTTTCCGACGGATTCAGGAAAAACCGGTTCTGTTCGGAGCGATCGCGATCCTTTCCGGATACCTGCTCTCAAAGATCAAACGGGATCGCGCAGTCGTCGATTCTGATTTCATCAGGATGCTGCGGCAAGAGCAAGGCAGGATCTTGTCGGAAGCTCTCCGGAGTTTCACCCGTAGAGAGGAGGCCCAGAAATGA
- a CDS encoding glycosyltransferase family 2 protein — MKDTHNTPDVSVIIVNWNTRNLLMECLESFQEDMEQGICEVIVVDNGSSDGSADAVSAGIQGCILLRQQENLGFARGNNVGIRRSKGRYVALVNSDIVAQKNCLKKMIAFMDQNPQVGLAGPKLLNKDRTYQMSCRRFPSLWNYLCMTLNLWKIFPEISWFNGEHMSYFKHDEVKMVDALTGAFMMVQREALDRVGLLDEDYFIYSEEIDWARRFHKAGYLVAFFSESEAIHYGRSSSNQEPSRFYKEWYKSKMTYWEKHHGKYCRKIFVYITYLRQFIKLSKASLFYLIYPGQRTRTSDQIRGCIDVLSWLWCYGTTGSK, encoded by the coding sequence ATGAAAGATACTCACAATACGCCTGACGTCTCCGTCATCATCGTCAACTGGAATACGCGCAATTTGCTTATGGAATGCCTCGAATCCTTTCAAGAGGACATGGAACAGGGCATCTGCGAAGTGATCGTCGTCGACAACGGTTCTTCTGACGGATCGGCGGATGCCGTATCGGCGGGGATTCAGGGTTGCATTCTCCTTCGCCAACAGGAGAATCTCGGTTTCGCGCGCGGGAACAATGTGGGGATTCGGCGAAGTAAAGGTCGATACGTCGCGTTGGTAAATTCGGATATCGTGGCACAAAAAAATTGCCTGAAAAAAATGATCGCCTTCATGGACCAAAATCCGCAAGTTGGTCTGGCCGGACCGAAATTGCTGAACAAGGATCGAACATATCAAATGTCTTGTCGCCGGTTTCCCTCTTTATGGAATTACTTGTGCATGACATTAAACTTATGGAAAATATTCCCGGAAATTTCTTGGTTCAACGGCGAACACATGAGCTACTTCAAACATGACGAAGTAAAGATGGTAGACGCGTTAACCGGAGCCTTTATGATGGTACAACGCGAAGCACTGGATCGGGTCGGCCTGTTGGACGAGGATTACTTCATCTACAGCGAAGAAATTGACTGGGCCCGACGTTTTCATAAGGCGGGCTACCTAGTCGCGTTCTTTTCGGAATCCGAGGCAATTCATTATGGTCGCTCCAGTTCCAACCAGGAACCGTCTCGGTTCTACAAGGAATGGTACAAATCCAAGATGACGTATTGGGAAAAACACCACGGGAAATATTGCCGTAAAATCTTTGTCTACATCACTTATCTTCGACAATTCATCAAGCTGTCCAAGGCTTCCCTCTTTTATCTGATTTATCCAGGACAGAGAACCAGGACTTCAGACCAGATCAGGGGATGCATTGATGTTCTCTCATGGCTTTGGTGCTACGGAACTACGGGGAGCAAATGA
- a CDS encoding GNAT family N-acetyltransferase encodes MAPGGFFHKKNDPEFGQILTRNTTLDRAEYAIEIDRIGKSDWSRLVRGFSDNNIYQSWSYGSIRWGERNFSHLLVKSNEETVAAVQLRIVKIPGLERGIAYAFRGPLWKKQGYPYQLAALRAAIKAIIREYSGNRSLFLRLVPCLSEELTSGAISMLEAEGLKGNISVNPYRTLLLDLSPSLEELRQGLRKDWKNKLNRAEKQDLHIMEGTSDEMFVKFMQVYQEMHERKQFTEFVDVNEFRRIQNDLDEQSKLRIIVAEVCGQPVASIIWSAVGDTGLTLLRATGKQGMETYAAFMLSWQMMARLKESGIQYLDLGGIDPDRNPGTYMYKKGLAGKAGLDIRFVGQFEHCLDPLSLMVVRGADRFRNMMRILKSIRSRSANRQST; translated from the coding sequence GTGGCTCCCGGCGGTTTTTTCCATAAAAAAAACGATCCGGAATTTGGGCAGATCCTGACCAGGAATACGACATTGGATCGCGCAGAATACGCGATCGAAATTGATCGAATCGGAAAATCGGATTGGTCCCGGCTCGTCCGGGGATTCTCCGACAACAACATATACCAGTCTTGGTCATACGGGTCCATTCGATGGGGTGAACGAAATTTTAGCCACCTGCTTGTCAAATCAAACGAGGAAACTGTTGCAGCGGTTCAGTTGCGGATTGTCAAGATCCCAGGCCTCGAACGAGGGATTGCTTATGCGTTTCGGGGACCGCTTTGGAAAAAGCAGGGATATCCGTATCAGTTGGCAGCATTGCGCGCCGCGATCAAGGCCATAATTAGAGAATATTCCGGGAATCGGTCTTTGTTCTTGAGATTGGTTCCATGTTTGTCCGAGGAGCTTACGTCCGGCGCCATTTCGATGCTTGAAGCGGAAGGATTAAAAGGCAATATTTCAGTAAATCCGTATCGGACTCTGTTGCTGGATCTGTCCCCATCTCTTGAAGAATTACGACAGGGCTTACGGAAAGACTGGAAAAACAAGCTGAATCGAGCGGAAAAACAAGATCTTCATATAATGGAAGGCACTTCAGACGAGATGTTCGTAAAATTCATGCAAGTGTATCAGGAAATGCACGAACGGAAACAATTCACCGAATTTGTGGATGTCAACGAATTTCGAAGGATTCAAAACGATCTCGATGAACAAAGCAAGCTCCGGATCATCGTTGCTGAAGTGTGCGGGCAGCCGGTGGCTTCGATCATCTGGTCGGCGGTTGGCGACACCGGCCTGACCCTTCTCAGGGCGACGGGGAAACAGGGGATGGAAACTTATGCCGCTTTTATGCTTAGCTGGCAAATGATGGCCCGGCTGAAGGAAAGCGGAATTCAATATCTTGATCTTGGCGGCATCGACCCGGACCGGAACCCTGGCACTTATATGTACAAGAAAGGATTGGCAGGCAAAGCCGGCTTGGATATTCGGTTCGTGGGCCAATTCGAGCACTGTCTGGATCCCCTTAGCCTGATGGTCGTTCGGGGGGCGGATCGGTTTCGGAACATGATGCGAATCCTGAAATCAATCCGGTCAAGATCGGCAAATCGGCAATCCACATGA
- a CDS encoding polysaccharide deacetylase family protein, translated as MKRLIKYNISVLVYLYDRLVKIIGRRNHSFSIVILYYHSVPDAQRSMFSRQMESLARSFHPISIQNLNRPEPGKHHVLVTFDDGFTSVSRNVLPETRARNIPIALFVPTGHIGKAAGWLKGSSRAEAGESVMTPQEIRKISQDGLVEIGSHCVSHSNLLTLSLEGATSEIIESKQVLEKILEAPVDTISFPHGAYSSEHLSTAVSAGYKIMFGIDPTLETKNRLGVPLGRVAVEPTDWPFEFRMKASGAYRWLPAVFSIKKTIRNLGRS; from the coding sequence ATGAAACGGCTCATTAAATATAATATCAGCGTTTTAGTTTATTTGTATGATCGACTCGTAAAGATCATCGGAAGACGAAACCATTCCTTTAGTATCGTGATTTTATATTATCATTCCGTTCCAGACGCACAACGCTCCATGTTTTCGCGACAAATGGAATCTCTGGCCCGTTCATTCCATCCGATTTCCATCCAGAATCTGAATCGTCCAGAGCCAGGAAAGCACCACGTCCTAGTGACTTTCGACGATGGTTTTACCTCGGTCAGCCGGAATGTCCTGCCAGAGACAAGAGCTAGAAATATCCCGATCGCTCTGTTCGTCCCCACCGGGCACATCGGGAAAGCGGCCGGCTGGCTAAAGGGGAGCAGTCGGGCCGAAGCCGGAGAATCGGTCATGACTCCGCAGGAGATCCGTAAGATCTCCCAAGATGGACTTGTGGAGATCGGCTCACATTGCGTTTCTCACTCCAACCTGTTGACTCTTTCCCTGGAAGGCGCCACATCTGAAATCATCGAGTCCAAGCAAGTACTCGAAAAGATACTGGAAGCGCCGGTCGACACGATCAGCTTTCCGCATGGTGCCTATTCGAGCGAGCATCTATCAACGGCTGTTTCGGCGGGTTACAAGATCATGTTCGGGATAGATCCCACCTTGGAAACGAAGAATCGTCTCGGTGTTCCCTTGGGTCGTGTTGCCGTGGAGCCCACGGATTGGCCCTTCGAGTTTCGCATGAAGGCATCCGGAGCTTACCGGTGGCTCCCGGCGGTTTTTTCCATAAAAAAAACGATCCGGAATTTGGGCAGATCCTGA
- a CDS encoding Coenzyme F420 hydrogenase/dehydrogenase, beta subunit C-terminal domain, whose translation MIGHASAPDIRYRGSSGGLLSALALYCLENENVDFVLQTATDPIVPWKNRTVFSRTREELLSAAGSRYVPSSPCAAFSDPEMGTGKFVFIGKPCDVAAFKQLKEIRPELAARNVLTLTFFCAGTPSERGTLDLIRSLGISCDQVDQLRYRGEGWPGNFTIRYENGSRHRSVSYQESWGFIQKYRPFRCHLCPDGLGELADISCGDAWHRHGQDENPGLSFAMVRTERGEEILKKAMACNYLELSPANSEEMIQAQGLVNRRKEIHGRILALRLLGLPHPVYPGFHLSQLWKKNTTLKNIKTVAGTIKRILKKGYLHSVSS comes from the coding sequence ATGATCGGTCACGCCTCGGCACCCGATATCCGATACAGGGGTTCTTCGGGGGGATTGCTCTCTGCATTGGCGCTATATTGCCTGGAAAACGAAAACGTAGACTTCGTGCTGCAAACCGCGACCGACCCGATAGTGCCATGGAAAAATAGGACTGTCTTCAGCAGAACCCGGGAAGAACTGCTATCCGCTGCCGGATCCCGCTACGTCCCTTCCTCGCCTTGTGCGGCATTTTCAGACCCTGAGATGGGAACCGGGAAATTTGTATTTATCGGAAAGCCTTGTGATGTCGCCGCCTTCAAACAACTCAAGGAGATTCGCCCAGAACTGGCTGCGAGAAACGTGCTTACCCTGACTTTTTTTTGCGCCGGGACGCCCAGCGAAAGAGGCACGCTGGATCTCATTCGATCACTGGGTATTTCCTGCGATCAGGTCGATCAACTTCGATACCGCGGAGAAGGATGGCCGGGTAATTTCACCATCCGGTACGAAAACGGTTCCAGGCATCGTTCCGTCTCTTACCAGGAGTCCTGGGGCTTCATTCAAAAATACAGACCATTCCGTTGTCACCTGTGTCCCGACGGCTTGGGCGAGTTGGCAGACATTTCGTGCGGAGATGCTTGGCACCGACACGGTCAGGACGAAAATCCAGGCCTTTCCTTTGCAATGGTTCGGACCGAACGGGGGGAGGAAATCTTGAAAAAGGCCATGGCTTGTAACTACCTTGAACTTTCCCCGGCGAATTCGGAAGAAATGATTCAGGCGCAAGGTTTGGTGAATCGGAGAAAAGAAATCCATGGTCGAATTCTTGCGCTTCGACTGCTCGGCCTTCCGCATCCGGTTTACCCAGGCTTTCATTTATCTCAACTCTGGAAAAAAAATACGACATTAAAAAATATTAAGACGGTTGCTGGCACTATAAAAAGGATTTTAAAAAAGGGATATTTGCATAGTGTATCCAGTTGA
- a CDS encoding polysaccharide pyruvyl transferase family protein yields the protein MTKNIKNETVTSSNLQICLMGASPETGNLGVSALSASLVSIIDSLIPGAKIFMFLGMKQGKSLIMKTPKKDITVDIVNYRRSPSSRFHEHIITIMFLAIFYRMIPIGLLRKAIVRNNKAIAMFEKTDLVGEIRGGDSFSDIYGLKRMILGSIPAFIAILMDRPLVLMPQTYGPYQSKLARMIASRIMRSSVFILSRDAEGICVVNQLLGNRKVAIPVILCPDVAFTLGARLPQDLRITPPLPDRKKDEPLLGLNVNGLLFNGGYTRANMFGLLFNYHEFVQKLVDRILKSTEWRILLIPHTYGGEGHVESDPDACRKIRDSVPQSDADRVHMVDYYYDQFQIKGIVNLCDFFVGSRMHACIAALSQGIPTVGVSYSKKFFGVFDSVGKGNMVIDARNVEETEAVDMILSKLSSCKQTSIDKTGEIEIARNQIYKSFKTMISCAIR from the coding sequence ATGACGAAAAATATTAAAAATGAAACCGTAACCTCAAGCAACCTCCAAATATGCCTGATGGGTGCCTCACCCGAAACCGGCAATCTTGGAGTTTCCGCGCTTTCGGCCTCTCTGGTTTCTATTATTGACTCCTTGATTCCCGGCGCAAAAATCTTCATGTTTCTTGGGATGAAGCAAGGAAAATCTTTGATAATGAAGACGCCTAAAAAAGATATTACAGTTGACATTGTCAATTATCGACGATCACCTTCGTCAAGGTTCCATGAACACATTATCACGATTATGTTTCTTGCTATATTCTATCGCATGATCCCGATCGGATTATTAAGAAAAGCGATTGTAAGAAATAACAAAGCGATTGCCATGTTTGAAAAAACCGATCTGGTTGGCGAAATCCGTGGTGGGGATAGCTTTAGCGACATATACGGGTTGAAGCGGATGATACTGGGCAGCATTCCAGCCTTCATCGCAATTCTTATGGATCGACCGCTTGTGCTTATGCCGCAGACCTACGGACCGTATCAATCAAAATTAGCTCGAATGATCGCGTCCCGAATCATGAGGTCATCCGTGTTTATCCTCTCCCGCGACGCAGAAGGTATCTGTGTTGTCAATCAATTGCTCGGAAATCGAAAGGTGGCCATTCCGGTCATTCTTTGCCCTGATGTTGCGTTTACGTTGGGCGCAAGATTACCGCAAGATTTGAGAATTACCCCCCCGCTACCCGATCGCAAAAAGGACGAACCCCTTCTCGGGCTAAATGTTAACGGATTATTATTCAATGGAGGCTACACACGGGCCAACATGTTCGGACTACTATTCAATTACCATGAATTCGTCCAAAAGCTTGTGGATCGGATTTTGAAATCAACAGAGTGGAGAATTCTGTTGATCCCTCATACGTATGGCGGAGAGGGACACGTCGAAAGTGATCCGGATGCATGTCGGAAGATTCGGGACTCCGTTCCGCAATCCGATGCCGACCGGGTTCACATGGTTGACTACTATTACGATCAATTTCAAATAAAGGGGATTGTAAATCTTTGCGATTTTTTCGTCGGATCCAGAATGCATGCCTGTATCGCCGCCTTGTCCCAAGGGATTCCGACCGTTGGGGTCTCCTATAGTAAAAAATTTTTCGGAGTCTTCGATTCGGTTGGGAAAGGAAACATGGTTATCGATGCCAGAAATGTCGAAGAGACTGAAGCCGTTGACATGATTCTATCGAAACTGTCGAGCTGCAAACAGACAAGTATCGATAAAACCGGGGAAATTGAAATTGCTAGAAATCAAATCTATAAGTCTTTTAAAACCATGATTTCGTGTGCGATTCGTTGA